From the genome of Scytonema hofmannii PCC 7110, one region includes:
- a CDS encoding chromate resistance protein ChrB domain-containing protein — protein MVFSYSLPSKSSSSPRVALWRRLRRLGAISLKGGIHVLPARDECIESFQWLAQEVQQAKGEALVMRVERFEGLANEEIIGLFRTAKSEEYQEIEAQAIELEKAVNSNTTLEDRTGMLETLEKLRKQHTEIARVDFFDCSDGPRITSHLNRIAQALSPSPSMVIGIPRTAIAQYQDKRWVTRPRPYIDRLACIWLIRRFINPSAVIRYSHSAEPDEIAFEMKKAQFEHCGNLCTFEVMARAFDLEDSGMQVIGEIVHEIDLRDGLFARPETVGVEALLQGWLLANLSDTELESRGVALFEGLYTAFSHRQRRKPEKGLSQASQELIP, from the coding sequence ATGGTTTTCTCTTACTCTCTCCCTTCCAAGTCGTCTTCTAGTCCTCGTGTTGCCCTATGGCGGCGATTACGACGACTGGGAGCCATCTCTCTTAAAGGCGGCATCCATGTCCTGCCTGCTCGTGATGAGTGCATTGAATCGTTCCAATGGCTGGCGCAGGAAGTGCAACAGGCAAAGGGCGAAGCCTTGGTCATGCGGGTAGAGCGATTTGAGGGATTGGCAAACGAGGAAATCATTGGGCTATTTCGTACTGCTAAGAGCGAAGAGTATCAGGAGATTGAAGCCCAAGCAATTGAACTGGAAAAAGCTGTGAATTCCAACACAACCTTAGAAGACCGCACCGGTATGTTAGAAACCTTAGAAAAACTGCGGAAACAACATACCGAGATTGCCCGTGTGGACTTCTTTGACTGTTCTGATGGACCGCGTATTACATCTCATTTGAACCGGATTGCCCAGGCACTCTCCCCTAGCCCATCTATGGTCATAGGGATTCCACGTACAGCGATCGCCCAGTACCAAGATAAGCGTTGGGTCACTAGACCCCGACCTTATATAGACCGCCTAGCTTGCATCTGGCTCATCCGCCGATTCATCAATCCGAGTGCTGTGATTCGCTATTCCCATTCGGCTGAACCAGATGAAATAGCTTTTGAAATGAAAAAGGCTCAATTTGAGCACTGTGGCAATCTTTGTACCTTTGAGGTGATGGCAAGAGCTTTCGATTTAGAGGACTCTGGAATGCAAGTTATTGGGGAAATTGTTCACGAAATCGATTTGCGAGATGGGCTTTTTGCACGCCCTGAAACCGTTGGAGTCGAAGCTTTACTACAGGGCTGGTTACTAGCAAACCTTTCTGATACCGAACTGGAGTCTAGAGGAGTGGCGTTGTTTGAAGGATTATACACTGCTTTTTCTCACAGACAGCGCCGAAAGCCTGAAAAAGGTTTATCGCAAGCTTCCCAGGAGTTAATACCATGA